The proteins below come from a single Benincasa hispida cultivar B227 chromosome 4, ASM972705v1, whole genome shotgun sequence genomic window:
- the LOC120075982 gene encoding uncharacterized protein LOC120075982 gives MIRPPGGSSQQLPNTSLANSGNGFQNQAPFCNPNPHLNNLHGNPVPNMPPPMFQPGLMMNLQNPLMGLPNNPLCASPFAPGHVGFANSAANYPAQGQFNLVPNVNQMNMNTCLPLAQFFGQNMPNLVQQLGQNMGLNNGQFCLPFQNMNQHVIPGQMMNMSQVPSHTSYGGPNQQAIPMPFQNPGFSTIQPFGVNQAMHPVNQNPQNFTPQAMGGAGSNQLPASAQPLQGNSTMLLNSSTQPQQARNLQSPAFVGSQGNSSISDGGNGSNSFSNNLAHRNFTRNSKKGFQKNQNHHMKNEKKKFGFPGGQKGKGFHNERRNKFGDANSTDQVKDQKRSLSLVYTDQEIRQWREARRKNYPSSTNVQKKLTEKQTDCTLVDKEAQLLRKELKEILAKQAELGVEVAEIPPEYLSYSEKHNNRKHRRDPSTLGEEGKGASVGKEKSRNRFNKRGRPEKKNRSRKKGKSEKHLSNKPQLKKREPTLLQKLLQADVRREKSQLLQALRFMVMNSFFKEWPNKPLKFPSVMVKENADEINMVDENSLSIGNFNLQETNNSVVENNGSHEIDSDNENDDDDRDNNEKFKGDEIQVLEEEGEIID, from the exons ACAACAG TTACCCAATACATCTCTCGCGAATTCCGGCAATGGGTTTCAAAATCAGGCCCCCTTCTGCAATCCCAACCCCCACTTGAACAATCTCCATGGAAACCCTGTTCCCAACATGCCACCTCCCATGTTTCAGCCGGGATTGATGATGAATTTGCAAAACCCTCTCATGGGGTTGCCTAATAATCCTCTTTGTGCTTCCCCTTTTGCCCCGGGCCATGTGGGTTTTGCAAATTCTGCTGCTAATTATCCAGCTCAGGGGCAGTTCAATTTGGTGCCGAATGTGAATCAGATGAATATGAACACTTGTTTGCCTCTAGCGCAGTTTTTTGGGCAGAACATGCCGAATTTGGTTCAGCAATTGGGTCAGAATATGGGTTTAAATAATGGGCAATTTTGTTTACCCTTTCAAAATATGAATCAACATGTAATTCCTGGACAGATGATGAATATGTCGCAAGTTCCTTCTCATACTTCGTATGGTGGTCCAAATCAACAAGCTATTCCAATGCCTTTTCAGAATCCTGGCTTCTCTACAATCCAGCCTTTTGGTGTCAATCAGGCAATGCACCCTGTTAACCAAAATCCCCAAAACTTCACTCCACAAGCAATGGGTGGTGCTGGATCAAATCAATTGCCGGCTTCAGCTCAACCGTTGCAGGGGAATTCGACCATGCTGTTAAACTCTTCGACTCAACCACAACAAGCTAGGAACCTGCAGTCACCTGCTTTTGTTGGGTCACAG GGTAATTCTTCAATAAGTGATGGTGGAAATGGATCAAATTCATTTTCGAATAATTTAGCTCACAGGAATTTCACGAGGAACTCAAAAAAAGG ATTTCAGAAGAATCAAAATCATCAtatgaaaaatgagaagaaaaagttTGGGTTTCCTGGCGGACAGAAGGGGAAAG GTTTTCACAATGAGAGGAGGAACAAATTTGGTGACGCTAACTCCACAGATCAAGTGAAAGACCAGAAGAG ATCTCTCTCTTTGGTCTATACGGATCAAGAAATTCGGCAATGGCGTGAAGCACGCCGGAAGAATTATCCATCATCAACCAACGTACAGAAG AAACTCACTGAAAAGCAAACTGACTGCACATTGGTTGATAAGGAAGCTCAGCTTTTGCGAAAA GAACTCAAAGAGATTTTAGCAAAGCAGGCTGAATTAGGAGTTGAAGTTGCAGAAATACCACCAGAGTATCTCTCATATTCAGAGAAACACAACAATCGAAAACACCGTAGAGATCCATCGACATTAGGAGAGGAAGGCAAAGGAGCCTCGGTAGGGAAAGAAAAATCTCGAAACAGGTTCAACAAGAGGGGAAGACCCGAGAAAAAGAATCGTTCGAGAAAGAAGGGAAAATCAGAGAAGCATTTGTCAAACAAGCCGCAATTAAAGAAGAGAGAGCCAACATTATTGCAGAAGCTCTTGCAAGCAGATGTGAGGAGAGAAAAAAGCCAGTTGTTACAAGCTTTGAGATTCATGGTGATGAATTCTTTCTTCAAAGAATGGCCGAATAAACCCTTGAAGTTTCCTTCTGTCATGGTCAAAGAGAACGCAGATGAGATTAATATGGTTGATGAGAATTCTCTGTCTATTGGGAACTTCAATCTCCAAGAGACAAACAATTCAGTGGTTGAAAACAATGGTAGTCATGAGATTGACAGCGATAACGAAAATGACGATGATGACAGAGACAACAATGAGAAGTTCAAAGGAGATGAAATACAGGTACTCGAAGAGGAAGGAGAAATTATTGATTGA